Genomic DNA from Paracoccus aminophilus JCM 7686:
CGAGGCGATCGAGGCCTATCTCGACACCCGCTTCGTGACCCGCAAGGGCTAAGAGACCCGCGCGCTCCGGCCTTGCACCGGGGCGCGCACCCGCAAGCTTTGGGGCGGCAACTTTTGCGTGACCCTTGTCAAACCGCCTCGGGCTGCTTTTCTCTGGCGGGTGGAATGGCGACCCGAAGGGACCAGAGATGACGCAGCCCAAGCTTTTCGAACCCGTTGAAATCGGAGGGCTTCGCCTTTCGAACCGCATCGTGATCGCGCCGATGTGCATGTATTCCGCCGATGACGGCAAGATGACCGATTGGCACCTGATCCATCTGGGCCAGCTGGCGCAATCGGGCGCGGGCATTCTGACGATCGAGGCGACGGCGGTTCTGCCCGAGGGCCGGATCTCTTACGGCGATGTCGGGCTTTGGGACGATGCGACGGAAGCCGCGATGAAGCGCGTGCTCGATGGCGTGCGGGCGTGGTCGGATATGCCGATCGCGATCCAGCTTGCCCATGCAGGACGCAAGGCCTCGACCGATCTGCCCTGGCAGGGTGGCGCGCAGATCGCGCCGGATCACCCGCATGGCTGGCAGACCGAAGCGCCCTCGGCACTGGCCTTTGGCGCCGAGGAAAACCCGCCCGTCGCGCTGGATGCGGCTGGGCTTGCCAAGGTGCGGGGTGCGTTTGCAGACGCGGCGACCCGCGCGGCCCGGCTGGGGATCGACGCGATCCAGATCCATATGGCGCATGGCTATTTGCTGCATGAATTCCTCTCGCCGCTCTCGAACCAGCGAACCGACGCCTATGGCGGAAGTCTCGAAAACCGACTGCGCTTCCCGCTTGAGGTCTTTGATGCCGTTCGCGCGGCCTTCCCGCCCGAGCGGCCGGTGACGGTCCGGGTGTCGGGGACCGATTGGGTCGAGGGCGGCTGGGATGTCGAGCAGACCGTGGCCTTGGCGCAGGCGCTTGAGGCGCGGGGCGCGGCGGCGATCCATATTTCAAGCGCGGGCCTCTCGCCCGCGCAGCAGATTCCGGTCGGGCCGAATTATCAGGTGCCGCTGGCGCGCCGCGTCAAACAGGCGGTCAAGATGCCGGTGATCGCGGTCGGTCTGATCACCGAGCCCGAGCAGGCCGAAGCGATCCTTGGCACCGGCGACGCCGATCTCATCGCGCTTGGCCGGACCGCGCTTTATGATCCGCGCTGGCCCTGGCACGCGGCGGCGCGGCTGGGCGCGCAAGTGAAGGTCGCGCCGCAATATCTGCGCGCGGCGCCCCATGGCGCGCGCGATCTTCTGATCAAGGCCTAGCGCCAGAGCGCAAAAAAGGGGGCGCGGCCTGCGCTGCGCCCCATAAACTCTCAGCCAAGGATCTTTGCGACCCAATCGCCATAGGCCTGCATGATCTTGCTGAGAAAGCCCTGCGTGCCTTCGTTCTTGACCTTGCCCTGATCGTCAAACAGGTCGTTGAAGCCGCCGATATAGGCCTCGGGCTGCTGCAAGACGGGCATGTTCAGGAAGACCAGAGATTGGCGCAGATGGTGGTTCGCGCCAAAGCCGCCAATGCCACCGCCCGAGCCCGAGACCACCAGCGCGGGCTTGCCGTCCCAGACGCTTTGGCCATAGGGGCGCGAGCCGACATCCAGCGCGTTCTTGATCGAGGCCGGGACCGAGCGGTTATATTCGGGCGTCACGAACATGACCGCCTCCGCGCCTTTGATCTCGCGCCGCAGCCGCGCCCAGGCGGCGGGCACATCGGCTTCGAGATCTTCGTTGTAAAGCGGCAGATCGCCGATCTCGACGAAGCTGAAATGCAGGTTTTTGGGGGCGAGTTCGGTCAGGGCATGGGCAAGTTTACGGCTGAACGAGCCTTTGCGCAGACTTCCGACGAGGACGGCAACTTTGCGTTCGGTGGACATCAATCACTCCTGAACCAAGGGGCCCTGTGGGCGGGCCGCGTGCAGGGTGAACGCAAGATGCTTGGATTGGTTCAGGAAAAAAGGGGCCTTTCCAGGCCCCTTCGCTCATTTGACGCTTGGCTCAGAAGGTCAGGCGCGTGGTCAGGAACAACGAGCGGCCAGCCTCGGGATAGCCGTCGACGAGCTGGTAGTTCTTGTCGAGGAGGTTGCGCAGGCCGAAAGCGAGCTCTGCGGTCTCGGTGACCTGCCAGCGTGCATCGAGGTTGAGCAGGCCAAAGCCCGACGCTTTGGTGTAAGACACCTGGGTCGGATCGGGCGACTGGATCGCGCTGTCGGTCCAGCGCGAGCTGGCGAATTCGATCGAGGGCGAGATCGTCAGATTGTCCTGCGCCTTCCAGTCAAGCCGCAGATTGGCCGCGTGCAGCGGCACATCGGTCGCGCGCAGACCGTCGCGGACCGGATCGGTGATCTTGCGGTGGGTATAGGTATAATTACTGCTGATCGCGAGAACCGGCGAGATCTCATAGCTCGCCGCGAATTCGAGACCCGAGATCTTGCCGTCGCCGACGTTCTGGCTCTGGGTCAGATCGGTGCCGACATAGACCGACTGGATCATGTCCTCGATCTTGCTGTGGAAGATCGCGGCCTCCACTGCCACCGGGCCGAGATCGCCATTATAGCCGAGCTCTGCCGTGATCGCGCGTTCCGCCTTCAGATCGGGGTTCGGAACCGCAGTGCCGAACCGCGTCGAATAGCGGTTGAAGAGCGTCGGGAAGCGGGTGCGCGACGAGACGCTGGCATGGACATCGCCGATATCGGTCGCATAAAGCGCCGCGACCTGCCAGTTGAGCGCATGGGTGCTGCCGGTCGGCCAGCCATATTCGGTCGCGGTGCGGCTGGCCTCGATCACCTTCGCGGTGTCGTAGCTCAGACCGCCGATGATCGTCAGACGGTCGCTGGCGTGCCAGGTGTCCTCGACCGCAAGCGACCAGGTCTCTTCCTTGCTGCGCTTGGTCGGATCGGGCCGATCATTCACGCCGGGCTGCGAAAGCTGCGTGTCGTCATGCTTGTCGCGACGATAATGCAGCGCCGCGCGCAGCGTGTTTTGCGCCGCGACCTCGCCGCCAACCTCAAGGCTCAGACCGTAGGCGTCGTCCTTATAGGTGCTGTTGAACGCGCGCCGCTCGATCTGGGTCGTGTGGGTGTAGTCGTCGTAAGCTTTCAGGACGTTGTCGAAGCGGTTGTAGTAAAGCTTCGTCTTGAAATAGCCGCTCTCGGCGAAAGTCGTGTTCGAATAGAAGGCGAGGCTTTCGATGTTCCAGGTCGGCCAGCTCCAGTCGCGCTGATAGGATTGGCCCGGCGGCAGCGGCGAGGGCGTGATGCCGCGGATCGGCTGCTCGACGTTATAGGGCGCGTTTTTCGCGCCGGTCTGCCGGGTGTAGCTCAGGACATATTCATCGGTCGCATTGGGGGTATAGCCCACCTTGAGGTTCAGGCGCGTGTCCTTGGTGTCGGCATAGTTGCGCTTGCCCGAGCCCTGATTGGGCGTCGGTTTGAAGTCTTTCGACAGGTAATAGCCGTCGCTGTCGCGCCACATATAGCTGCCGGTTGCATAGAACTGGTCCTGCTTGGTGCCGAACGACAGGAACGCGCTTTTCGCGGTGACATCGCCGCGATTGCCAGCCTCGACGCCCAGACGCGCCTCGCCCTCGAAGGGTTTCGTCGGCGTGCGGGTCACGAGGTTGACGGCCCCGCCCATCGCGCCCGGACCGTTCAGAACCGAGACATAGCCCTTCTGGATCTGGATCTCGGCCAAATCGGGGGTCAGGAAACGACCGAAGTCCAGACGGTTGTCGGCCGGCAGATAGACGCGGATGCCGTCGATCGAGAGCGGCACCTGAAGACGGTCAAAGCCACGCACAAAGATCAGCCGCTCGTTGCGGCTGCCGCCCGAGTTGCCGACGCTGACACCCGGCTGGGTTTTCAGCGCATCGTCGAGGGTCTGGCGGTTGTTCGCGAGGATCTCATCGGCCTTGACCGTCGAGGTCGTCCCGGCGGCGGTGCTTTCGTCGGCTGTCGCGTTGATCACGATCGTGCCGAGTGTGAAAGAGCGATTGTCGGCGCGGTCGGCCGCGTCCTCGGCGAAAGCCCAAGTTCCCATCAGTCCCGGCAGAACACAGCCCGCCAAGGCAAGTCTTTGCAGCAATGACATCTTTTTCCCTGTCTCTTGTGTGGTTCCCGCAGAGCGCGAAGGGCGCAAGCGAGAATCGCTATGCACGATTAAGCATATCGTGATGTGTCGCAACAGCGACTTTCCGCCGAGGATGGATGAACAGCGTTAAACTCAGCTTGGGATTGCCCGACGCGCCGCAATCGCGCAAAGAGCGCGCATGGAAAAACACGCTTTGCACATCCGCCCCGCCCATTCCGGCGAAGGCCCGGCGCTGGTTGCGCTTTGGGCGCGCTCGGTCGATGCCACCCATGATTTTTTGACCCCCGCCGACCGCGCCGCAATCGGCGCCGAGGTTGCGGCCTTTCTGCCCGAGGCGCCGTTGATCGTCGCGGCGGACGCTTCGGATCGCCCGCTTGGCTTCATGCTACTGGACGGCGGTCGGATGGAGGCGCTTTTCCTCGATCCCGATCAGCGCGGTCAGGGCGTCGGCCGGGCTTTGGTCGAACATGCGCTCGGCCTGCACCCGCGCCTTGAAACCGAGGTCAATGCCCAGAACCAGCAGGCGCTCGGCTTTTATCTGCATCTCGGCTTTGTCGAGACCGGGCGCTCGGCGCTGGACGGGCAGGGGCGCGCTTACCCGCTGATCCATCTGCGCCACGACGCCTGAAGGCGCGCCGCGCGGGCGCTAGTCCGGACGGAAATGCAGCGCGCCGTCCGACAGCGCCTCGCGCCGGATCCTGGTGCCGTAAAGCGCCGAGAGGTTTTCGGCGGTCATCACCTCATGCGCGGGGCCGCTGGCGACCAGACCGCTGCGGCCCAGCAAGATCACCCGATCCGCCAGAGCCGCCGCCTGATCCGGGTCATGGGTCGAAAGCACCACGCCCTTGCCGTCGCGGGCGAGATTGCGGATCAGATCGTCGATGCGCTTGCGGTTGGCAAGATCAAGGCTCGCGGTCGGCTCGTCCATCACCAGCGCCCGCGCGCCTTGCGCCACGGCCCGCGCGATCAGCACCATCTGCTGCTGCCCGCCCGACAGCCGCGACATGTCGCGCGGACCAAGATCGCCGATCCCCAGCCGGTCGAGCGCCGCATCGGCCTCGCGCTCGGCGGCAGGGCCGGGGGTGGCAAAGAGCGGTAAGGTCGCCGCGCGGCCCATCAGGACGATATCGCGGGCGGTGAAGGCAAAGGGCAGGGTCTGGGCCTGCGGCACATAGGCGATGGCGCGCGCAATCTCGCGCCGGGCCAGCGCGCCAAGCGGGCGGCCTTCGAGGTGAAGCGCCCCGCCGCGCGCGGGCAAAAGCCCCAGAAGCGTGCGGAAAAGCGTGGTCTTGCCCACGCCATTCGGGCCAAGCAGGCACAAGACCTCGCCCGCGCCCAGCCAGAGATCAAGCCCGGTGAAGAGCGTCTTGTCACGGTGGCCAATCGCCAGCGCATGGGCTTCGAGCAGCATCAGGATCTCCAGCCGGTGCCGCTGCGCGCGAGCAGCAGGATGAAAATCGGCGCGCCGAGAACGGCGGTCAGCAGGCCAAGCGGGATTTCCTGCCGCGCGAGCATCCGCGCACCGCAATCGACCAGCACCATGAAGGCCGCGCCGCCCAGAATGGTCGCGGGCAAAAGCCGGTCAAAACGCGGCCCGGTCAGCAGACGCAGCATATGCGGCACCATCAGCCCGACCCAGCCGATCACTCCGGCCATCGACACCGCCGCCGCCGTCATCAGCGTGGCAGAGGCCACGACAATCGCGCGCAGCCGCCCGGCATGAACGCCCAGAGATTTCGCCTCGTCATCGCCAAGCGCCAACAGGCCGATGCGCCAGCGCAAAAGGATCAGCGGCACCAGTCCCAGCAGGATCGCGGGCGCCGCCGCCAGCACATCGCCGCGCTTGGCCCCGGCAAGGCTACCCATCAGCCAGAAGGTTATGGCGGGCAGTTGGTTTTCGGTATCGGCCAGTAGTTTGATCAGCGAGATCCCGGCCCCCGCAAGCGCGCCAAGCGCAATGCCGCAGAGCACCATAACCAGAACCCCGCCCCCGAGCGCGAGCGAGAGCCCGACCACCAAAAGCACGGTGACCAGCCCGGTGCCAAAGCCCAAAAGCTGGATCATCAGGACCGGCAGGCCCAGATAGATGCCCAGCACCGCGCCAAAGCCCGCGCCCGCCGAAACGCCAAGAATATCCGGGGAAACCAGCGGGTTGCGGAAGGCGGTCTGATAGGCTGCCCCGGCTGCGGCCAAGGCCGCCCCGGTCAAGGCGGCGGCCAGCACGCGGGGCAGGCGGATGTTCCAGAAGACCGTGGTTTCGGTCCCGCCGGTGCCCTGACGGGTGAGCTCGGTCCAGATCTGAGCCGGGCTCAGCGGATAGGGACCAAGCGCGATGCCGAGAAGGAGAACGCCAAGCAGGACCAGCCCGAGGGGCAGGGTCCAGCTTTTGTCACTCACCCAGCAGGTCTTTCAGCTGATCCTCGCTCAGCTCGCTTTGATAGAAGAGCTGATAGAAATCGCGCACATCATCCTTGAGCCCGGCCTCGGCCAGCTCGGGATGCAGCTTCGCGGTCAGCCAGCGCAGACCGAGCAGGCGGTTGACCGAGGGCGGCGCGTCGATGAAGCCGAAGGGCACTTGCGGGGCGAGATAGATCTTGTGGTTCTCGATCGCGGGAATGCCTTTCAGCTCTGGCATCTCGGCGGCTTTCTTGGCGAAATCGGCATCGACCGTGATGATGACTTCGGGCGCCCATTTCTGCAGCTGCTCGGGTGAGACCGTGATCGGTCCCTTGCTATCGCCTTCGGCGACGTTGATGCCACCCGCGCGCTCGATGATCTCGGAATGGATCGAGCCCTTGGCCGCGCTTTCCAGCCCCTCGGGGCCACGGGCGAGATAGACTTTCGGGCGCTTGTCTTCCGGGATCCCGGCCACCAGAGCATCGGTGTCTTTCAGGATCGCCTCGGCCTCGGCGGCCAGCGTCTCGCCACGCTCGGGCACGTCAAGCGCCGCGCCAAGCGTGCGCAAAGTCTCGGGCGTTTTGGCGAAAGCGCCGTCGAGCAGCAGATAGGGCAGGCCGGTCTGCTCTTCGACCCGTTTCGCAAGGTCGATATAGGTCGCGTTGATATTGCCGTAATCGAGCACCATCTGCGCTTTCGCGGCCAGCAGCCCCTCGAGGTTCAGCGTATCGCCCTTGC
This window encodes:
- a CDS encoding NADH:flavin oxidoreductase/NADH oxidase codes for the protein MTQPKLFEPVEIGGLRLSNRIVIAPMCMYSADDGKMTDWHLIHLGQLAQSGAGILTIEATAVLPEGRISYGDVGLWDDATEAAMKRVLDGVRAWSDMPIAIQLAHAGRKASTDLPWQGGAQIAPDHPHGWQTEAPSALAFGAEENPPVALDAAGLAKVRGAFADAATRAARLGIDAIQIHMAHGYLLHEFLSPLSNQRTDAYGGSLENRLRFPLEVFDAVRAAFPPERPVTVRVSGTDWVEGGWDVEQTVALAQALEARGAAAIHISSAGLSPAQQIPVGPNYQVPLARRVKQAVKMPVIAVGLITEPEQAEAILGTGDADLIALGRTALYDPRWPWHAAARLGAQVKVAPQYLRAAPHGARDLLIKA
- a CDS encoding NADPH-dependent FMN reductase, producing MSTERKVAVLVGSLRKGSFSRKLAHALTELAPKNLHFSFVEIGDLPLYNEDLEADVPAAWARLRREIKGAEAVMFVTPEYNRSVPASIKNALDVGSRPYGQSVWDGKPALVVSGSGGGIGGFGANHHLRQSLVFLNMPVLQQPEAYIGGFNDLFDDQGKVKNEGTQGFLSKIMQAYGDWVAKILG
- a CDS encoding TonB-dependent receptor plug domain-containing protein, whose translation is MSLLQRLALAGCVLPGLMGTWAFAEDAADRADNRSFTLGTIVINATADESTAAGTTSTVKADEILANNRQTLDDALKTQPGVSVGNSGGSRNERLIFVRGFDRLQVPLSIDGIRVYLPADNRLDFGRFLTPDLAEIQIQKGYVSVLNGPGAMGGAVNLVTRTPTKPFEGEARLGVEAGNRGDVTAKSAFLSFGTKQDQFYATGSYMWRDSDGYYLSKDFKPTPNQGSGKRNYADTKDTRLNLKVGYTPNATDEYVLSYTRQTGAKNAPYNVEQPIRGITPSPLPPGQSYQRDWSWPTWNIESLAFYSNTTFAESGYFKTKLYYNRFDNVLKAYDDYTHTTQIERRAFNSTYKDDAYGLSLEVGGEVAAQNTLRAALHYRRDKHDDTQLSQPGVNDRPDPTKRSKEETWSLAVEDTWHASDRLTIIGGLSYDTAKVIEASRTATEYGWPTGSTHALNWQVAALYATDIGDVHASVSSRTRFPTLFNRYSTRFGTAVPNPDLKAERAITAELGYNGDLGPVAVEAAIFHSKIEDMIQSVYVGTDLTQSQNVGDGKISGLEFAASYEISPVLAISSNYTYTHRKITDPVRDGLRATDVPLHAANLRLDWKAQDNLTISPSIEFASSRWTDSAIQSPDPTQVSYTKASGFGLLNLDARWQVTETAELAFGLRNLLDKNYQLVDGYPEAGRSLFLTTRLTF
- a CDS encoding acetyltransferase, producing MEKHALHIRPAHSGEGPALVALWARSVDATHDFLTPADRAAIGAEVAAFLPEAPLIVAADASDRPLGFMLLDGGRMEALFLDPDQRGQGVGRALVEHALGLHPRLETEVNAQNQQALGFYLHLGFVETGRSALDGQGRAYPLIHLRHDA
- a CDS encoding ABC transporter ATP-binding protein — translated: MLLEAHALAIGHRDKTLFTGLDLWLGAGEVLCLLGPNGVGKTTLFRTLLGLLPARGGALHLEGRPLGALARREIARAIAYVPQAQTLPFAFTARDIVLMGRAATLPLFATPGPAAEREADAALDRLGIGDLGPRDMSRLSGGQQQMVLIARAVAQGARALVMDEPTASLDLANRKRIDDLIRNLARDGKGVVLSTHDPDQAAALADRVILLGRSGLVASGPAHEVMTAENLSALYGTRIRREALSDGALHFRPD
- a CDS encoding FecCD family ABC transporter permease — protein: MSDKSWTLPLGLVLLGVLLLGIALGPYPLSPAQIWTELTRQGTGGTETTVFWNIRLPRVLAAALTGAALAAAGAAYQTAFRNPLVSPDILGVSAGAGFGAVLGIYLGLPVLMIQLLGFGTGLVTVLLVVGLSLALGGGVLVMVLCGIALGALAGAGISLIKLLADTENQLPAITFWLMGSLAGAKRGDVLAAAPAILLGLVPLILLRWRIGLLALGDDEAKSLGVHAGRLRAIVVASATLMTAAAVSMAGVIGWVGLMVPHMLRLLTGPRFDRLLPATILGGAAFMVLVDCGARMLARQEIPLGLLTAVLGAPIFILLLARSGTGWRS
- a CDS encoding ABC transporter substrate-binding protein produces the protein MRFFRDFSAAALVAASLSFGPAFAETVKDAAGRDISVPADASRIYAAGPPADVLLYVLKPQAMLGWVRAVPDSGKQYLVAETRDLPGLGRLTGKGDTLNLEGLLAAKAQMVLDYGNINATYIDLAKRVEEQTGLPYLLLDGAFAKTPETLRTLGAALDVPERGETLAAEAEAILKDTDALVAGIPEDKRPKVYLARGPEGLESAAKGSIHSEIIERAGGINVAEGDSKGPITVSPEQLQKWAPEVIITVDADFAKKAAEMPELKGIPAIENHKIYLAPQVPFGFIDAPPSVNRLLGLRWLTAKLHPELAEAGLKDDVRDFYQLFYQSELSEDQLKDLLGE